The uncultured Desulfatiglans sp. DNA window GCATCGGTAAAGGGCCTGCCCCTTCCCGGGTTTCGAGAACTGAAACTCGGTGACGACGTAGGGTTCACCGTCGATTTCCACCTTGAGGCCTTTTCGCAGGTCGCTTGCTGTGTACATAGGCTGCAATCCTTCATCGTGATGTGTGATGCCCCCGGAGGGGGCCGGGTTTCCGATCGTTTTGCCGATGCCTTGATTTATATAGAAAAAGGGCTCGGGTCAAGAGAAAATCCTGTTACCGCAGAACGAAAAGACTTGAGCGCGGAGGCCGAAACAGCTATAAAAATGCTAACATAATCAGGTGAATAACGTTCACAAGGAGGCAGGCTTGATGGAGAATCCCTTTTTTGTCCCGGAGTCACGGCCCTGGTTTCGCCCCGAGGCAGGCTGGCCGGAGCAGGTCCCCAGGAATTTCGATTTCCCCCGCATCTCCCTGTATCAGATGTTGGCCGAATCGGCGGCGAAGCATGCTGATCTGCAGGCGATGTGGTTCCTCGAAACCTTCATGAGCTATCGGGAACTAGACCGCCATGTCAACGCCCTCGCGACGAGCCTGCATGGCCTGGGGCTCAGGAAAGGGGACGTCGTGGCCCTGGTTCTGCCGAACTCCTTCCAGTACGTTATTTCCTACTATGCCTGCGCACGTCTCGGTCTGGTGGTGACTGGGGTCAATCCCACCTACAAACCGGCGGAGGTCCTCCATCAATTCAATGTGACGGGCGTGAAGGCGGCCATCGCCCTGGACGCTCTTTACGAGCCTTTGATCAAACCCATCGCGGAGGTCTACCCTCTCAAACCCGTGATCGTGACCGGCATCGTCGATCTGGCCCGGATGTCGGGGCTGAAGCGCTGGCTCGGGAAGAAGCTCAAGAAGATCCCGACCGGGGAGGTCCCGGCCTCGGCCATCCGCTTCAATGATCTCCTCGCGGTGACGCCGGCCCCGCCGGATGTCTCCGTTCTGCCCGATGACCCGGCCACCTATATCATGACGGGCGGGACGACCGGCGTGCCCAAGGCGGCTGTGCTCACGCATTTCAACTGCGTGTCGAACGCGGTGCAGTGCGCCCTCTGGATGTGGATGGGGGGAAAGGGCTTCGCGGACGTCGGGGTTTTGCCGCTTTTCCACTCTTTTGCGATGACCACGGTCATGAACACCAGCGTCCGGGTCGGCATGTGGATGATGCTGTTCCCGAAGCCGCCCGAGACCGGTGAACTGATCAAGACGATCTGCCGGCTTGCGCCCGACAAACAGACCATCTACTGCGGTGCCGAGGTGCTTTTCCAGCGGATGGCGGATTATCCGGAGATCGGGAAATTCCCGATCGCCCGGAAGATGCGCGCCTGCATCTCGGGGGCGGGTCCTCTTCACCGTCCGGTTCAGGAGCGCTTCGAGAAGGCGACGAACGCAGTCATTGTCGAAGGGTATGGGCTCACGGAAAGCTCCCCGGTCATCTCCGCCGGACCGCTCACGGATTTTCGCACGACGGGCACCATCGGCCTGCCCCTGCCGGGGACCGAATGGAAAATCATGGATATCGCCACGGGGACCGAGGAACTCCCTGTCGGCGAGCACGGCGAACTGGTGGCGAGCGGCCCGCAGGTTATGCTAGGATATTTGAATCAACCGAAAGAGACGGCGGACACGATCCGGGAGTGGGACGGTAAGCGCTGGCTTTTTACCGGCGA harbors:
- the lcfA gene encoding Long-chain-fatty-acid--CoA ligase (Long-chain acyl-CoA synthetase), with the translated sequence MENPFFVPESRPWFRPEAGWPEQVPRNFDFPRISLYQMLAESAAKHADLQAMWFLETFMSYRELDRHVNALATSLHGLGLRKGDVVALVLPNSFQYVISYYACARLGLVVTGVNPTYKPAEVLHQFNVTGVKAAIALDALYEPLIKPIAEVYPLKPVIVTGIVDLARMSGLKRWLGKKLKKIPTGEVPASAIRFNDLLAVTPAPPDVSVLPDDPATYIMTGGTTGVPKAAVLTHFNCVSNAVQCALWMWMGGKGFADVGVLPLFHSFAMTTVMNTSVRVGMWMMLFPKPPETGELIKTICRLAPDKQTIYCGAEVLFQRMADYPEIGKFPIARKMRACISGAGPLHRPVQERFEKATNAVIVEGYGLTESSPVISAGPLTDFRTTGTIGLPLPGTEWKIMDIATGTEELPVGEHGELVASGPQVMLGYLNQPKETADTIREWDGKRWLFTGDIGYMDEQGRVTISDRKKQLIKVRGYSVFPKEVEELVGRHESVLEVAASGLPDPETGELIKVWVVLKDNWKGKITEPELREWCKENITHYKVPKLIEFRDDLPKTLVGKVMRRQLMEADPVYMAFHEKPKA